A region from the Vicingaceae bacterium genome encodes:
- a CDS encoding membrane protein — MKNLLVLITLLLTIGGNAQQDPKAKAILEKVSNENKTYQTIKAEFTYSLVNKADGINETQKGVIQIKGNKFHLVLGGQEVFSDGKTIYTVMKESEEVQISNPPQPNEENDIVLSPNNIFTIYEKGFKYKYGGKETLDGESTDLILLYPENPQKKNFHTVKLFINAKNQIKKIMIMGKDGSVFTYSITKFEVNPTVPDSLFVFNKSKYPNFEIIDLRE, encoded by the coding sequence ATGAAAAATTTGTTAGTTCTTATTACACTATTATTGACAATTGGCGGAAATGCACAACAAGATCCAAAGGCAAAAGCCATATTGGAAAAAGTATCGAATGAAAACAAAACTTATCAAACCATCAAAGCCGAATTTACTTATTCCCTCGTGAATAAAGCGGATGGAATAAACGAAACACAAAAAGGGGTCATTCAAATCAAAGGCAATAAGTTTCATTTGGTTTTAGGCGGACAAGAAGTTTTTTCCGACGGAAAAACCATCTATACTGTCATGAAAGAATCTGAAGAAGTGCAAATCAGCAATCCACCTCAACCCAACGAAGAAAATGATATAGTATTATCGCCCAATAATATTTTTACAATCTATGAAAAAGGTTTTAAATATAAATATGGCGGAAAGGAAACTTTGGATGGCGAATCAACCGACCTTATATTGTTATATCCGGAAAATCCTCAAAAAAAGAATTTTCATACCGTAAAACTTTTTATCAACGCCAAAAATCAAATCAAAAAAATTATGATTATGGGCAAAGACGGCTCGGTATTTACCTACAGCATAACGAAATTTGAAGTTAATCCCACGGTCCCCGATTCTTTATTTGTATTTAACAAAAGTAAATATCCAAATTTTGAAATCATTGATTTAAGAGAATAA
- the pdhA gene encoding pyruvate dehydrogenase E1 component subunit alpha, with protein MAKTKKEKTNTKQSLKFPKETYLFWYESMLTMRKLEEKAAQYYIQQKIRGFLHLYNGQEAIVAGSVTATRPTDNMITAYRDHAHPIGRGMHPKYVMAELFGKITGCSKGKGGSMHMFDVSRNFYGGHGIVGGQIPLGTGLAFAEKYMGTDNVTLCYMGDGAVRQGAFHESLNLAMLWKLPVIYIIENNQYAMGTSVARSSNVTDLYKLGCAYEMPSFPVDGMSCEAVHDAVFEAAERARKGEGPTLLEMKTYRYKGHSMSDPRKYRTKEEEEKFMQEDPILKVMSTIRKHKLASDNELEEIEKKVDAVIEEACEFAENSPFPEPEEIYNDVYKQEDYPFIKENF; from the coding sequence ATGGCTAAAACAAAAAAAGAAAAAACCAACACAAAACAATCGTTAAAGTTTCCCAAAGAAACTTATTTGTTTTGGTATGAAAGCATGTTGACGATGCGGAAGTTGGAAGAAAAAGCCGCACAATATTACATACAACAAAAAATCAGGGGGTTCCTTCACCTTTACAACGGGCAAGAAGCCATTGTGGCGGGATCTGTCACAGCCACACGTCCCACCGACAATATGATTACGGCATACAGGGATCATGCTCATCCTATTGGTCGTGGCATGCACCCAAAATATGTCATGGCCGAATTGTTCGGGAAAATCACCGGATGTTCCAAAGGTAAAGGAGGCAGCATGCACATGTTTGATGTTTCCCGGAATTTTTATGGTGGTCACGGCATTGTGGGAGGACAAATTCCATTAGGTACCGGGCTTGCTTTTGCAGAAAAATACATGGGAACAGACAATGTGACCCTGTGTTATATGGGCGACGGAGCAGTTCGTCAAGGTGCTTTTCATGAATCTCTCAATCTGGCAATGCTTTGGAAATTGCCTGTAATTTATATCATTGAGAATAATCAATATGCCATGGGCACTTCTGTGGCAAGATCATCAAATGTCACAGATTTGTATAAGTTGGGATGTGCCTATGAAATGCCGTCCTTTCCTGTTGACGGGATGAGTTGCGAGGCAGTGCATGATGCTGTTTTCGAAGCAGCCGAAAGAGCAAGAAAAGGCGAAGGCCCCACATTGCTCGAAATGAAAACTTACCGCTACAAAGGACACTCTATGAGCGACCCCAGAAAATACAGAACCAAAGAAGAGGAAGAAAAGTTTATGCAAGAAGACCCAATTTTAAAAGTGATGTCAACCATCCGCAAGCATAAACTTGCCTCAGACAATGAATTGGAAGAAATAGAAAAAAAAGTGGACGCCGTGATAGAAGAGGCCTGTGAGTTTGCCGAGAACTCACCTTTCCCCGAACCGGAAGAAATTTACAATGATGTTTACAAACAAGAAGATTATCCATTTATAAAAGAAAATTTTTGA
- the lolD gene encoding lipoprotein-releasing system ATP-binding protein LolD, which produces MLKAINICKSYGKLTILDNVSIEVGSNKLVCLVGPSGAGKTTFLQILGTLDKADSGEIWIDGERVDQYSQEKLAAHRNVKLGFVFQFHMLLPEFTALENVAIPAMIGGKSKKEALKKSQEILEFMGLQDRLHHKPSELSGGEQQRTALARALINNPPIILADEPTGNLDEENAGKIHEYFVRLKNEWNKTIVIVTHNPQLAHLADEVIHIKHGKIFS; this is translated from the coding sequence ATGTTAAAAGCGATTAATATCTGCAAAAGCTACGGTAAATTAACGATTCTCGACAATGTTTCAATTGAAGTGGGAAGTAACAAACTGGTTTGTTTGGTTGGTCCATCCGGTGCAGGAAAAACCACTTTTTTACAAATACTCGGCACTTTAGATAAAGCAGATTCCGGCGAAATTTGGATAGACGGCGAAAGAGTCGATCAATACAGTCAAGAAAAACTGGCTGCCCATCGAAATGTAAAGCTTGGATTTGTTTTTCAATTCCATATGCTTTTACCGGAATTTACGGCATTGGAAAATGTTGCCATTCCGGCGATGATTGGCGGAAAAAGTAAAAAAGAAGCATTAAAAAAATCCCAAGAAATACTCGAATTTATGGGTTTGCAAGACCGTCTTCATCATAAACCATCCGAATTGTCCGGGGGTGAACAACAGAGAACAGCACTTGCCAGAGCTCTCATCAATAACCCTCCTATCATCCTTGCCGACGAACCAACAGGTAATTTGGATGAAGAAAACGCAGGAAAAATACACGAATACTTTGTCAGGTTAAAAAATGAATGGAACAAAACTATTGTCATTGTTACTCACAATCCTCAATTGGCCCATCTTGCCGACGAGGTTATTCATATCAAACATGGCAAGATTTTTTCTTAA
- a CDS encoding serine/threonine dehydratase has translation MLKLQKEDVVKIYQHLHNYINQTPILTSSTFNRLTGNNLFFKCENFQKTGSFKIRGAIHAVQKIKAQKPDFSTAVTHSSGNFGQAFTFACVQSGIKPYVIVPEDSPRPKVDAMKNYGAEIVFCKPGIEHREETLRMFLEQHPHVEVFHPYNQEEVIEGHTSIIYELNQQLHFSPDYILVPIGGGGLISGIALASSLFYPQAKIIGIEPTNANDALLSLQRGEIVKLKNVNTIADGLKTSLGTLTFPIIQRFVDQILTVSDEEILQSTRFIAERMKIIVEPSSATVFAGLLKYGQQWKNKNIVLILTGGNIDPAFYGK, from the coding sequence ATGTTGAAGCTTCAAAAAGAAGATGTCGTAAAAATCTATCAACATCTTCATAATTACATAAATCAAACGCCTATCCTCACTTCCTCAACATTCAACCGGTTAACAGGAAATAATTTATTTTTCAAATGCGAAAATTTTCAAAAAACCGGTTCATTTAAGATCCGTGGGGCCATTCATGCTGTTCAAAAAATTAAAGCTCAAAAGCCCGATTTTTCCACTGCCGTAACACATTCATCGGGAAATTTTGGCCAGGCATTTACTTTTGCATGTGTTCAATCCGGTATAAAACCTTATGTGATTGTGCCTGAAGATTCTCCTCGTCCAAAGGTCGATGCCATGAAAAATTACGGTGCGGAAATTGTTTTTTGCAAACCCGGGATAGAACACAGGGAAGAAACTCTAAGAATGTTCTTAGAACAACATCCTCATGTTGAAGTTTTTCATCCTTATAACCAAGAAGAAGTCATAGAAGGCCATACTTCCATCATATATGAATTAAATCAACAATTACATTTTTCACCCGACTATATTTTAGTTCCAATTGGTGGTGGCGGACTTATTTCGGGTATAGCTTTGGCATCGTCATTATTTTATCCTCAAGCCAAAATCATCGGTATTGAACCCACCAATGCCAATGACGCATTACTATCATTACAAAGGGGTGAAATTGTCAAACTCAAAAACGTAAACACCATTGCCGATGGCTTGAAAACTTCGCTCGGTACGCTTACTTTTCCTATTATTCAACGTTTTGTAGATCAAATATTGACCGTCAGCGATGAAGAAATTTTGCAAAGCACACGTTTCATTGCCGAAAGAATGAAAATAATCGTAGAGCCGTCATCTGCCACCGTATTTGCAGGTTTACTCAAATATGGACAACAATGGAAAAATAAAAATATTGTGCTAATTTTAACCGGTGGAAATATTGATCCGGCTTTTTATGGAAAATGA
- the ftsK gene encoding DNA translocase FtsK produces the protein MAATKQNNKENSNTTSKAVLVKQITGLVIIFLSVFLFTSFIAHLLYWKEDQDVIYFPLNDFLFNHEVTVSNWMGKLGALAGYVFFYRLWGLASFIFSFMIFITGIQIFFNFTLRYLKRIYLHSVINLTLIPVFLALVLPDTWVNTAGYFGFFIKEWLVSVVGYPGSILILVLLYLSYVSLMFNIDLREKIQSIFEKIKNLFASKNPQESRNENIENISENTPKEQKTSPVPPTVTPDQITKDTENITLDNSDKGNDIKNKESEVIATNQNPPPNIPEIISNEDGIAFELETTAEKEQTLSEEEIYKKILEESGEYDPTLDLPHYKFPTLDLLENYSTGNSQIDREELETNKKRIVSTLENYNIQIQSIKATIGPTVTLYEIVPAPGIRISKIKNLENDIALSLAALGIRIIAPIPGKGTIGIEVPNQNPQIVPMRSIIASDKFQNSGMELPLGLGKTISNETFVVDLAKMPHLLMAGATGQGKSVGINAILTSLLYKKHPSQLKFVLVDPKKVELTLYSKIERHFLAKLPDEEEAIITDTKKVINTLNSLCREMDMRYELLKDAQVRNIKEYNTKFIQRRLNPENGHRFLPYIVLVIDEFADLIMTAGKEIETPIARLAQLARAIGIHLIIATQRPSTNIITGIIKANFPARIAFRVSSQIDSRTILDSGGAEQLIGRGDMLISLGNDLIRLQCAFIDTHEVERVTDYIGSQRGYPSAMLLPECETESSGENGLQNDDLDDLFEEAARIIVETQQGSTSLIQRKLKIGYNRAGRIIDQLEAAGIVGPFEGSKARNVLVKTIEELEQLLMSIKNRNQ, from the coding sequence TAAAGCTGTATTGGTTAAACAAATCACAGGACTGGTCATTATTTTTCTTTCTGTATTTCTTTTTACTTCATTCATTGCCCATTTACTATACTGGAAAGAAGACCAGGATGTAATTTATTTCCCACTCAACGACTTTTTATTTAATCATGAAGTAACCGTTTCCAATTGGATGGGAAAACTCGGGGCTCTTGCCGGATATGTATTCTTTTACCGTTTATGGGGACTGGCTTCATTTATTTTCAGCTTTATGATTTTTATCACAGGCATTCAAATTTTTTTCAATTTTACATTGAGATATTTAAAAAGGATTTATCTACATTCGGTCATAAACCTTACACTAATCCCTGTTTTTTTGGCTCTTGTATTACCCGACACTTGGGTAAATACGGCAGGTTATTTCGGTTTCTTTATCAAAGAATGGTTGGTTTCTGTTGTGGGTTATCCCGGTAGTATATTAATTCTTGTTTTGCTCTATCTATCTTATGTTTCATTAATGTTTAACATCGATTTGCGTGAAAAAATTCAATCGATTTTTGAAAAAATTAAAAACTTGTTTGCATCAAAGAACCCTCAAGAATCAAGAAATGAAAATATTGAAAATATCTCTGAAAACACTCCTAAAGAACAAAAAACTTCTCCCGTCCCTCCAACTGTTACTCCCGATCAAATTACTAAAGATACAGAAAATATAACTTTAGACAATTCTGATAAAGGAAACGATATAAAGAACAAGGAAAGTGAAGTTATTGCCACCAATCAAAATCCTCCTCCTAATATTCCTGAAATTATAAGCAACGAAGACGGAATAGCTTTTGAGCTTGAGACAACCGCAGAAAAAGAACAAACTCTTTCTGAAGAAGAAATTTATAAAAAAATTCTTGAAGAATCAGGCGAATATGATCCTACGCTGGATCTGCCTCATTATAAATTTCCCACGCTGGATTTGTTGGAAAACTATTCAACAGGCAATAGTCAGATTGATCGTGAAGAACTGGAAACCAATAAAAAAAGAATTGTTTCCACGCTTGAAAATTATAACATACAAATACAAAGCATAAAAGCCACCATTGGCCCCACGGTTACATTATATGAAATAGTTCCTGCTCCGGGTATACGTATCTCCAAAATCAAAAATCTTGAAAATGACATTGCTTTAAGTCTGGCTGCGCTTGGCATTAGAATTATAGCCCCCATTCCCGGAAAAGGTACAATTGGAATTGAAGTGCCCAATCAAAACCCTCAAATTGTGCCCATGCGTTCGATCATTGCTTCAGATAAGTTTCAAAATTCAGGCATGGAACTACCTCTCGGCCTTGGCAAGACAATTTCCAACGAAACATTTGTTGTTGACCTGGCTAAAATGCCTCACTTGTTGATGGCCGGTGCAACCGGTCAAGGAAAATCAGTTGGTATCAATGCCATTCTTACGTCATTGCTTTATAAAAAGCATCCGTCTCAATTAAAATTTGTTTTGGTCGATCCCAAGAAAGTGGAATTAACCTTGTATTCCAAAATAGAACGGCATTTTCTGGCAAAACTACCTGACGAAGAAGAAGCCATCATCACAGATACAAAAAAAGTGATCAATACACTCAACTCTCTTTGCAGGGAAATGGATATGCGCTACGAATTGTTGAAGGATGCACAGGTCAGAAACATTAAAGAATACAATACAAAATTTATTCAAAGACGCTTGAATCCTGAAAACGGTCATCGTTTTCTGCCTTATATAGTACTTGTAATTGATGAATTTGCCGATCTTATTATGACTGCCGGTAAAGAAATAGAAACCCCCATTGCACGTCTGGCACAACTTGCCAGGGCTATTGGAATTCACCTCATTATTGCCACCCAAAGACCCTCCACCAATATCATCACCGGCATTATCAAAGCAAATTTTCCTGCAAGAATTGCTTTCCGAGTTTCTTCCCAAATCGATTCCAGAACTATACTTGACAGCGGCGGTGCCGAACAATTGATCGGACGAGGCGATATGCTCATATCTTTGGGCAATGACCTTATCCGCCTTCAATGTGCATTTATTGATACTCACGAAGTGGAACGTGTTACTGATTACATTGGTTCACAACGTGGTTACCCAAGTGCGATGTTGTTGCCTGAATGTGAAACAGAATCTTCCGGCGAAAATGGTTTGCAAAACGACGACCTTGATGACCTCTTCGAAGAAGCTGCACGTATCATTGTAGAAACTCAACAAGGATCTACTTCATTGATTCAAAGAAAGTTAAAAATCGGTTATAATCGTGCCGGACGAATTATAGACCAACTCGAAGCCGCAGGCATTGTCGGACCATTTGAAGGGAGCAAGGCAAGAAATGTATTAGTCAAGACCATAGAAGAATTGGAACAACTTTTGATGAGTATAAAAAACCGTAATCAATAA
- a CDS encoding MFS transporter, whose amino-acid sequence MKRLLKDYLTIPGFILRIIAVEYFLQILNSALMMILLIYMSKKGIDDSLAGSFISKRFMGVILLSIPFGIFIKKRNVLPFLKFASFTLPIVTIVLVESVNLLNYRLINSSIFLWGCIFAIFQVSILPFILNNTPSHRLTNAISLNYATYSLGSITSGLIIFVLMSIPLFQLDERWVLHLLSVFSLLASITIFYSSGQNKKIKIIDQPIQRKDKGFDWKDLKKITFALFPTIIIAVGAGLTIPFIGLFFYQVHHKDTQYFAVLGTIASLLVAQMAFLVPYVKERWGYKKSIPMTQSIAILALLGLAMTEYLQGYSWAVYLASFLYIIRQPLMNMAAPMTSEVVMIYVGEQNREITSALTSAIWSGSWFFSAQIFSILRKYQFHYAEIFTITAILYFAGVIFYTMLVFRSEK is encoded by the coding sequence ATGAAACGATTGTTGAAGGATTATTTGACCATTCCCGGCTTTATACTCAGAATCATAGCAGTTGAATATTTTTTGCAGATATTAAACAGCGCATTGATGATGATTTTGTTGATCTATATGAGCAAAAAAGGTATAGACGACAGTTTGGCCGGGAGTTTTATTTCAAAACGATTTATGGGAGTTATTTTGCTATCAATACCTTTTGGCATTTTCATAAAAAAAAGAAATGTCTTGCCATTTCTGAAATTTGCATCTTTCACATTGCCCATTGTTACAATTGTATTGGTAGAAAGTGTCAATTTATTGAATTACCGATTGATTAATTCAAGCATATTTCTATGGGGATGCATTTTTGCCATTTTTCAAGTGAGCATTTTACCATTTATTTTAAACAACACTCCTTCACACCGCTTGACCAACGCCATTTCATTAAATTACGCAACATATAGCCTGGGATCTATTACATCCGGTTTGATAATATTTGTGCTTATGAGCATACCGCTATTTCAATTAGATGAGAGATGGGTTTTGCATCTATTATCTGTTTTCAGTTTACTGGCATCAATCACAATCTTTTATTCATCAGGGCAAAATAAGAAAATTAAAATTATAGATCAGCCAATTCAACGGAAAGATAAAGGATTTGATTGGAAGGATCTAAAAAAAATTACCTTTGCTTTGTTTCCTACAATTATTATTGCCGTAGGAGCAGGTTTGACTATACCTTTTATAGGTTTGTTTTTTTATCAAGTTCATCACAAAGATACACAGTATTTCGCCGTGTTGGGGACCATAGCTTCTTTATTGGTTGCCCAAATGGCTTTTTTGGTTCCTTATGTGAAAGAAAGATGGGGGTATAAAAAATCCATTCCCATGACACAATCAATTGCTATTTTGGCACTTCTGGGATTAGCAATGACCGAATATTTGCAAGGTTATAGTTGGGCCGTATATTTAGCATCTTTTTTATATATCATTCGTCAGCCTTTGATGAATATGGCGGCGCCTATGACTTCGGAGGTTGTGATGATTTATGTAGGAGAACAAAACAGGGAAATTACCAGCGCCCTGACGTCTGCCATATGGAGTGGATCGTGGTTTTTCAGTGCTCAGATTTTTTCAATTCTGAGAAAATATCAATTTCATTATGCGGAGATTTTTACTATTACTGCCATTTTATATTTTGCCGGAGTAATATTCTACACTATGCTGGTTTTCAGATCTGAAAAATAA
- a CDS encoding cytidine deaminase: MSKFEAKIFYFIAMKNKPVKFVIHDSVEALDEIDKKYLQQTMQYLNHAYAPYSNFLVAAGVLLSNEEFILGTNQENIAYPSGLCAERVALFFSNSKFPDASIKAMYLASSKIDCQSNDYFSPCGSCRQVMIEFIHLHKSDFPLYILQYNQTVMEIPHASDLLPFSFSF; encoded by the coding sequence TTGTCGAAATTTGAGGCAAAAATTTTTTATTTCATTGCCATGAAAAATAAACCGGTAAAATTTGTGATACATGACTCTGTTGAAGCTCTGGATGAAATAGACAAAAAGTATTTACAACAAACCATGCAATATCTGAATCACGCCTATGCTCCTTATTCTAATTTTTTGGTAGCCGCAGGGGTTTTATTGTCTAATGAAGAGTTTATTCTTGGAACCAACCAGGAGAATATCGCCTATCCTTCGGGCCTCTGTGCTGAAAGAGTGGCACTTTTTTTTTCAAATTCAAAATTTCCGGATGCTTCTATCAAAGCAATGTATTTGGCATCTTCAAAGATAGATTGTCAATCTAATGATTATTTTTCGCCCTGTGGAAGTTGCCGACAAGTTATGATTGAATTTATTCATTTGCATAAAAGTGACTTTCCTCTCTACATTCTTCAATACAACCAAACTGTTATGGAAATACCCCACGCTTCGGATTTGCTGCCATTTTCTTTTTCATTTTAA
- the miaA1 gene encoding tRNA dimethylallyltransferase 1, which translates to MKHVIVIAGPTASGKTKLACELSEYFGVPVISADSRQVYKELSIGTAKPSDDILKKYPHLFVNHRSIFDKPYNAGMFELEGLAALEKIFSESDVALVCGGTGLYIYALCEGLESGLPDPDETFRSSWMEVYQTSGIAPLVEEIKKLDPVFWDLHPTKSPNRLIRYLEILHITGKKLSDIYRKNASGRPFQTHYFYLNPPREELYQRINERVDQMIEQGLENEARNLYPFKKLKPLNTVGYREWWDYFEGNKTLKEIIEQIKTNTRRYAKRQFTWFKNKGNYQPLYPYTFKEVLKIIDRAIKTKQ; encoded by the coding sequence ATGAAGCATGTGATAGTCATAGCAGGTCCTACGGCATCCGGAAAGACCAAATTGGCCTGTGAACTTTCTGAATATTTCGGTGTGCCTGTTATTTCGGCCGATTCGCGCCAAGTTTATAAGGAGCTGAGTATTGGCACAGCCAAACCCTCTGATGATATCCTGAAAAAATATCCTCATTTGTTTGTTAATCACAGAAGTATTTTTGACAAACCTTATAATGCCGGAATGTTTGAATTGGAAGGTTTGGCAGCATTGGAAAAAATTTTTTCAGAAAGCGACGTGGCATTGGTGTGTGGAGGAACCGGCTTGTATATTTATGCTTTATGTGAAGGTCTTGAAAGCGGCTTGCCTGATCCGGACGAAACATTTAGATCTTCATGGATGGAGGTATATCAAACAAGTGGAATTGCTCCATTGGTTGAAGAAATCAAAAAATTGGATCCGGTTTTTTGGGATTTACATCCTACCAAGAGTCCCAACAGGTTGATTCGATATCTTGAAATTTTGCATATAACCGGAAAGAAATTGAGTGATATTTATCGTAAAAATGCATCTGGAAGACCTTTTCAGACACATTATTTTTATTTGAATCCTCCAAGAGAAGAATTATATCAAAGAATTAACGAACGTGTGGATCAAATGATTGAACAAGGATTAGAAAACGAAGCCAGGAATCTGTATCCTTTTAAGAAATTAAAACCGCTGAATACTGTCGGTTATAGAGAATGGTGGGATTATTTTGAAGGAAATAAGACATTGAAAGAAATTATCGAACAAATCAAAACAAACACCCGGCGTTATGCCAAAAGGCAGTTTACATGGTTTAAAAACAAAGGTAATTACCAACCTCTTTATCCTTATACCTTCAAGGAGGTTCTTAAAATTATAGACCGGGCCATAAAAACAAAGCAATGA